The following coding sequences are from one Triticum dicoccoides isolate Atlit2015 ecotype Zavitan chromosome 4A, WEW_v2.0, whole genome shotgun sequence window:
- the LOC119284345 gene encoding aspartic proteinase nepenthesin-1-like, with the protein MAAPLVFLLLLPMVPAHVVKEIRSRINNKSTKDYMEQRVGLPDVGQRGKEGQQTGSGAADIYGTFIVDLSLGTSPQTLPLVMDITSDLVWVQCKPCPSCKTLTPPTTPVFLADSSKSFGDVGCANQTCRIMRDTDCPRTDDLCMYKTSYMSGLLATETFSFGTTQVPGMAFGCTWSVTSDITVRNLDGASGFAGFSRGPLSLVSQLNISSFTYFIAPHDVAPPGKSFVGWSWGGANIDGDGVGVQTTITRNSSTPLLAATKNQAPYLYYVNLTGMQVDGELLTAIPAGSFDSHGGVSLSTTLPYTYLPEAAYRVLRRELVSRIQAEGVAPMNASVEGGAGDLDRLCFLTHQFANVRVPILALMFDGAHTAMGLKVENYFFAQNAGRTCLTILPSADGPVLGNLLQAGRKMTYEIHGDGGGVLTFETFDTAEGAPAPTKVPLMIMATLLLAMLL; encoded by the coding sequence ATGGCGGCTccacttgtttttcttcttctccttccaaTGGTTCCCGCGCACGTTGTCAAGGAGATCCGTAGTAGAATCAACAACAAGTCCACCAAAGATTACATGGAACAGAGGGTGGGCCTACCGGACGTGGGCCAGCGGGGCAAGGAGGGCCAGCAGACGGGCAGCGGGGCGGCGGACATCTACGGCACCTTCATCGTCGACCTCTCCTTGGGGACCTCGCCACAGACTCTCCCCTTGGTCATGGACATCACCAGCGACCTCGTCTGGGTGCAGTGCAAACCCTGCCCCTCGTGCAAGACACTCACACCGCCGACGACGCCCGTGTTCTTAGCcgactcctccaaatcctttggcgACGTCGGCTGCGCCAACCAGACTTGCCGGATTATGAGGGACACTGACTGCCCGCGAACCGACGACCTCTGCATGTACAAAACGAGCTATATGTCCGGCTTGCTCGCCACCGAGACATTCAGCTTCGGGACCACGCAGGTTCCGGGCATGGCGTTTGGTTGCACCTGGTCCGTCACCAGTGACATCACTGTGCGGAACCTTGACGGCGCCTCGGGCTTCGCCGGCTTCAGCAGGGGCCCCCTCTCCCTCGTGTCGCAGCTCAACATCTCCAGCTTCACCTATTTTATCGCTCCTCACGATGTGGCCCCACCCGGCAAGAGCTTCGTCGGCTGGAGCTGGGGTGGCGCCAACATCGACGgtgatggcgtcggggtgcagacgACGATTACACGGAACAGCAGCACACCCCTGCTGGCGGCCACAAAGAACCAAGCCCCTTACTTGTACTACGTCAATCTCACGGGCATGCAGGTGGACGGCGAGCTCCTCACCGCCATCCCGGCGGGGAGCTTCGACAGTCACGGTGGGGTGTCGTTGAGCACCACTCTTCCCTACACCTACCTCCCCGAGGCCGCTTACAGGGTCCTGAGGCGGGAGCTCGTGAGTAGGATCCAGGCGGAGGGCGTGGCTCCGATGAACGCCTCGGTAGAAGGAGGGGCAGGCGACCTCGACCGCCTGTGCTTCCTCACGCATCAGTTTGCCAACGTCAGGGTTCCAATACTCGCGCTTATGTTCGATGGCGCCCACACAGCCATGGGGCTCAAGGTGGAGAACTACTTCTTCGCCCAGAACGCCGGGCGGACGTGCCTCACAATACTGCCATCGGCCGACGGGCCGGTCCTGGGCAACCTGCTGCAGGCAGGCAGGAAGATGACCTACGAGATCCACGGCGATGGGGGTGGCGTGTTGACGTTTGAGACGTTCGACACGGCAGAGGGCGCGCCCGCCCCGACAAAGGTGCCGCTCATGATAATGGCCACTCTTCTTCTCGCGATGCTCCTCTAG